In a genomic window of Gossypium arboreum isolate Shixiya-1 chromosome 7, ASM2569848v2, whole genome shotgun sequence:
- the LOC108456186 gene encoding uncharacterized protein LOC108456186: protein MALLRRPLLLLLLIVTHQFLQFRIAFGSVNEEGQKQEEFYEELLLKPLPDRKLLTHFHFQSSAPPSTSNGHHHHLFPKAISQLVLKFQVKEMELSFTQGRWNYESWGGFDPIPSSNAKPPGVELWAVFDAPQHLIDALWKNLTHTLSGLFCASINFLESSTAYSAPEWSFPPASGKLRYGTLPREAVCTENLTPWLKLLPCRDKAGISMLLDRPSIYRGFYHSQRLHLTSTGSGSEGMDPGIILEQTLTVVLQPDSQRASLAHASEKHIQPRWSLSSIFGKRISGRCVLAENSNVYFLLDRGLVAELEHIHKENVLISEKFWTNPSFELSAKPDRIFIEESRLLSKNASVLYKFEIEKYSESEPFDLGLFWKTPVVWLCQQAPLHASRFLMGSGNERGAIAISLKSTQSSEAFMGSNSNDERCELRVDVFQVVPWYVKVYFHSLQVFVDQQPKAVSDIIEKIHVSPSKDKVSPGVMELVLTLPCSVSSAVLTIEFDKGFLHIDEYPPDANQGFDIPSAIVSFPNFHARMVFLENDSLNKSPLLSKFQEKSPVMSYTEVLLVPLTTPDFSMPYNVITITCTVFALYFGSLLNALRRRVAEEERFLKDKAAKKMGRIPLLLTKLFAKLRGRHLEGPQAPPASSSFINSKSVLKVILIAGLAACWQYYFS from the exons ATGGCCCTTCTTCGAAGACCACTTCTCCTGCTCCttcttatagtaactcatcaattcttgcaatttcGGATTGCTTTTGGATCGGTCAATGAAGAAGGCCAGAAACAAGAAGAATTCTACGAGGAACTACTCTTGAAGCCATTGCCAGATCGCAAACTGTTGACCCATTTCCATTTTCAAAGCTCTGCCCCTCCTTCTACCTCGAATGGCCACCACCACCATTTATTCCCAAAAGCCATTTCTCAGTTG GTTCTGAAATTTCAAGTTAAGGAAATGGAGCTGTCTTTCACACAAGGGCGCTGGAACTATGAAAGCTGGGGCGGATTTGATCCCATACCAAGCAGCAACGCAAAGCCCCCTGGGGTAGAGTTATGGGCTGTCTTTGATGCCCCACAGCACCTAATTGATGCTTTGTGGAAGAATTTAACACACACGCTTTCTGGTCTTTTCTGTGCCTCAATCAACTTCCTAGAGTCTAGTACAGCTTATTCTGCCCCAGAATGGAGTTTTCCACCTGCTTCAGGCAAGCTGAGGTATGGTACATTGCCCCGTGAAGCTGTTTGCACAGAGAATCTAACTCCATGGCTGAAGTTGCTTCCTTGTCGGGACAAAGCTGGGATTTCCATGTTACTAGATAGGCCATCAATTTACCGAGGTTTTTATCATTCTCAGAGGTTGCATCTCACCTCAACTGGATCTGGTTCTGAGGGGATGGATCCAGGTATCATATTAGAACAGACACTTACAGTTGTCCTCCAGCCTGACAGTCAAAGGGCCAGTCTGGCCCATGCTAGTGAAAAACATATTCAACCGAGGTGGTCTCTTAGTTCAATTTTTGGGAAACGAATTAGTGGAAGATGTGTTCTTGCAGAGAATAGTAATGTGTACTTTCTACTTGACAGGGGCTTAGTTGCTGAACTAGAACATATACATAAAGAAAATGTTTTGATATCTGAGAAGTTTTGGACTAATCCCAGCTTTGAGTTGTCTGCTAAACCAGACAGGATATTCATAGAAGAAAGCAGGTTGCTTAGCAAGAATGCTTCAGTTTTGTACAAGTTCGAAATTGAGAAATACAGTGAATCTGAGCCATTTGATCTTGGCCTTTTCTGGAAGACTCCTGTAGTTTGGTTGTGTCAACAAGCACCATTACATGCTAGTAGATTCTTGATGGGAAGTGGGAATGAGAGGGGTGCCATTGCTATTTCCTTAAAATCTACACAATCGAGTGAGGCCTTCATGGGCTCTAATTCCAATGATGAAAGGTGTGAATTGCGAGTTGATGTTTTTCAAGTTGTGCCTTGGTATGTTAAGGTATATTTCCATTCTCTGCAAGTGTTTGTTGATCAACAACCTAAGGCTGTTTCAGATATTATTGAGAAGATACATGTTTCACCTTCCAAAGACAAAGTGTCTCCAGGTGTGATGGAGTTGGTTCTGACACTTCCTTGTAGCGTGAGCTCAGCTGTTTTAACAATAGAATTTGATAAG GGTTTTTTACATATTGATGAGTACCCCCCTGATGCTAATCAAGGATTTGACATACCATCAGCTATTGTAAGCTTTCCCAACTTCCATGCAAGAATGGTTTTCCTTGAAAATGACTCTTTGAACAAGTCACCCTTGTTGTCAAAGTTTCAG GAAAAGAGTCCTGTCATGTCTTACACAGAAGTATTACTGGTACCTTTGACAACTCCTGATTTTAGCATGCCTTACAATGTTATCACAATCACATGCACAGTGTTTGCATTGTATTTTGGATCATTGCTCAATGCACTAAGGCGGCGTGTTGCTGAGGAGGAGAGATTTCTTAAAGACAAAG CTGCCAAGAAAATGGGTCGGATACCTCTGCTGCTAACAAAGTTGTTTGCCAAGCTTAGAGGTAGACATTTGGAAGGTCCTCAAGCACCCCCAGCTTCATCATCCTTCATTAACTCTAAATCAGTACTCAAAGTCATACTCATAGCTGGACTCGCAGCGTGTTGGCAATACTATTTTTCATGA